The following are encoded in a window of Streptomyces sp. Go-475 genomic DNA:
- a CDS encoding caspase family protein has protein sequence MPQHKALLIGASEYDDPRIQDLPFVRDDLQRVRDALVERGFQSADIVESKRGITPNTVNGRIRGFLRDAGPGDTLLVLLSGHGQHFEGKDFLIPEDATFDVGVFADSCIEIGWERELEDSPASHVVFLVDACREGIDRDTMAAPPGVQPWPRRKVANALRRKVAYVYACTAPQLALFVGEKETVRPGCDPGTQPGESFSLFSRALADTIAADPHALRLHEFAARIQTRVEELHRAYGKTRPVQQVTVVTETAAAPGGEDFPLLPGPDRRTETHPWIRSTEQHPIWQRTPDGPARHLLQETCAALAARLATAYEGAAHALRDDPWHDAELAQRTHVRLGFLTRLLADGVQLSASEAALAVLLPLVEQAFWAQEAAQRVGVLGADLCPGGPDHSRFRKFGQGFPRLKRRLLTLHDKTAARGSVERIRWWLFHRWLIQQPELYAAEALKSLLGEVTSGSDQPPWVADALAADRLMRLLKDHRTAPFSVRRTAAHPAGAAPHEDHDVIAATTGDEHELRTPLVSALLKAAYAMAVDPVDLPEIVVEHIGIYDSVDLGELLATVRRSDWRHSGVGRSLNAVCTHPAVQIALREHAGRVDTLLREINRRDNPALAPLGALPPYADGSRVRLDGNTPDQLSDGIRFQLAEDRVQELLMGEQLYGDRELAVRELYQNALDALRYRDCRTQYLQRTGRPTAPWEGRIAFVQGVGSDGRPYLECRDNGIGMGITELGSVFSQGGTRFVDLPEYIEEQVAWSELPEPKLRLYPNSRFGIGVLSYFMLADEIVVRTCRMDRTGRPGRLLQVTIAGPGNLFRVEDLGEGTDPGTTVRLMLSRQGKNVSCVETLQRLLWVAPYRTSAVHGSREHSWAPGELSRTALAMELSKRQPRRRYENHVCIESDSPDLWWTGNKGIILSDGLLTDSDRFHPSRLPYGIVVNLHGAHAPVLTVDRRRVRSFDSSYVRALMTSVAPSLTRPGLPLPTFNWLTEVSVSSLQFGDLISELVHQSDLEWQIGDVSLFFSRVGYFLPDRGLLPLVTGDYPEGHTSRAAHFFYNMPAPVLRWRLRVLYRAGLCEHTSLPESGPSGELWARPSDLLLLARGYARLPRWNVTYRRWRDDSSWHHPAAKLGSLFRWRDPAEQLGAAEVFRLSQCSQHPPAEVAARMTALGFRVEPLSGCTRANCDDLPLLKPMGDPSGWLTPGSVLSATQVCVSAVRRACSTLEAVQRLGELGFTVPTDYPDRDHWTDEERNIISNLWSSYATPLDPEAALSISQAQLTAVAHSTDMTIRQVVKFLSEIGFLLPTESSAFPEPTADDQALLLCGGQRPWADQEVSLLYMAAVARRINRPVHEVAARLCELGYAVAHVPDDATQLPSRAQMALVNPSVTLDVSRPLPLRDVASSAEQAGVSLSEAIDHYTSLGFPCSVSSEAVSRVRTAAHPLFMPERIPDPASFGPVSPAAVQALGQRASTTLAGFGYDLIPPSESWLRERELEKDLLQSLTTEAHSPSPTHPDDPPLTLVTLAVVAMSAGRTLRDTALKATELGMRHEVEDWFPDPENPSP, from the coding sequence ATGCCCCAGCACAAGGCCCTGCTCATCGGGGCGAGCGAGTACGACGACCCGCGCATCCAGGACCTGCCGTTCGTCCGCGACGACCTGCAGCGGGTCCGGGACGCGCTGGTCGAGCGCGGGTTCCAGTCCGCGGACATCGTCGAGAGCAAACGCGGCATCACCCCGAACACCGTCAACGGCCGCATCCGCGGCTTCCTGCGCGACGCCGGCCCGGGCGACACCCTGCTGGTCCTGCTCAGCGGTCACGGCCAGCACTTCGAGGGCAAGGACTTCCTGATCCCGGAGGACGCCACCTTCGACGTCGGCGTCTTCGCCGACAGCTGTATCGAGATCGGCTGGGAACGCGAGCTGGAGGACTCCCCGGCGAGCCACGTCGTCTTCCTCGTCGACGCCTGCCGCGAGGGCATCGACCGCGACACCATGGCGGCCCCGCCCGGCGTGCAGCCCTGGCCCCGGCGCAAGGTCGCCAACGCGCTGCGCCGCAAGGTGGCGTACGTGTACGCCTGCACGGCGCCCCAACTGGCCCTGTTCGTCGGCGAGAAGGAGACGGTCCGCCCGGGCTGCGACCCGGGCACGCAGCCCGGCGAGTCGTTCAGCCTGTTCTCCCGCGCCCTCGCGGACACGATCGCGGCGGACCCGCACGCCCTGCGCCTGCACGAGTTCGCGGCACGGATCCAGACCCGCGTCGAGGAACTGCACCGCGCCTACGGCAAGACCCGCCCCGTGCAGCAGGTCACCGTCGTCACGGAGACCGCCGCCGCCCCGGGCGGCGAGGACTTCCCGCTGCTGCCCGGCCCCGACCGCCGCACCGAGACCCACCCGTGGATCCGCTCCACCGAACAGCACCCCATCTGGCAGCGCACCCCCGACGGCCCCGCCCGCCACCTGCTCCAGGAGACCTGCGCGGCCCTGGCGGCCCGGCTGGCCACGGCGTACGAGGGGGCGGCGCACGCCCTGCGCGACGACCCGTGGCACGACGCCGAACTGGCCCAGCGCACGCACGTCAGACTGGGCTTCCTCACCCGCCTGCTCGCGGACGGCGTCCAGCTGTCCGCCTCCGAGGCGGCACTGGCGGTGCTGCTGCCCCTGGTCGAGCAGGCCTTCTGGGCCCAGGAGGCCGCGCAGCGCGTCGGCGTCCTCGGCGCGGACCTGTGCCCCGGCGGGCCCGACCACAGCCGCTTCCGCAAGTTCGGGCAGGGCTTCCCGCGGCTGAAGCGGCGGCTGCTCACCCTGCACGACAAGACGGCGGCGCGCGGTTCCGTGGAGCGGATCCGCTGGTGGCTGTTCCACCGCTGGCTGATCCAGCAGCCGGAGCTGTACGCGGCGGAGGCGCTCAAGTCCCTCCTCGGCGAGGTGACGAGCGGCTCCGACCAGCCGCCGTGGGTGGCCGACGCGCTCGCCGCGGACCGTCTGATGCGGCTGCTGAAGGACCACCGCACGGCCCCCTTCTCGGTACGCCGTACCGCCGCCCACCCCGCCGGTGCCGCGCCCCACGAGGACCACGACGTCATCGCCGCCACCACGGGCGACGAGCACGAGCTGCGCACGCCCCTGGTCTCCGCCCTGCTCAAGGCGGCGTACGCCATGGCCGTGGACCCCGTCGACCTGCCCGAGATCGTCGTGGAGCACATCGGCATCTACGACAGTGTCGACCTCGGCGAACTCCTGGCCACCGTGCGCCGCTCCGACTGGCGCCACTCCGGTGTCGGCCGCTCCCTGAACGCGGTGTGCACCCACCCGGCCGTCCAGATCGCCCTGCGGGAGCACGCCGGCCGCGTCGACACGCTCCTCCGCGAGATCAACCGCCGCGACAATCCGGCCCTGGCGCCGCTCGGCGCGCTGCCGCCGTACGCCGACGGCAGCCGCGTGCGCCTCGACGGCAACACGCCCGACCAGCTCTCCGACGGGATCCGCTTCCAGCTCGCCGAGGACCGCGTCCAGGAACTCCTCATGGGCGAACAGCTCTACGGCGACCGCGAACTGGCCGTCCGCGAGCTGTACCAGAACGCGCTGGACGCCCTGCGCTACCGGGACTGCCGCACGCAGTACCTCCAGCGCACGGGCCGTCCGACGGCTCCCTGGGAGGGCCGGATCGCGTTCGTCCAGGGGGTCGGCTCCGACGGCCGCCCCTACCTGGAGTGCCGCGACAACGGCATCGGCATGGGCATCACCGAACTCGGCAGCGTCTTCTCCCAGGGCGGCACGCGCTTCGTGGACCTGCCCGAGTACATCGAGGAACAGGTCGCCTGGAGCGAACTCCCCGAACCCAAGCTCCGCCTGTACCCCAACTCCCGTTTCGGCATCGGCGTCCTCAGCTACTTCATGCTCGCCGACGAGATCGTCGTCCGCACCTGCCGCATGGACCGCACAGGCCGCCCCGGCCGCCTCCTCCAGGTGACGATCGCGGGGCCGGGGAACCTGTTCCGGGTGGAGGACCTGGGCGAGGGAACCGACCCGGGGACGACGGTCCGGCTGATGCTGTCGCGGCAGGGCAAGAACGTGTCGTGCGTGGAGACGCTGCAGCGTTTGCTGTGGGTGGCGCCTTATCGGACTTCCGCGGTGCACGGGTCAAGGGAGCACAGTTGGGCGCCCGGGGAGCTCTCCCGCACGGCACTCGCCATGGAATTGTCCAAACGGCAGCCGAGACGCCGGTACGAGAATCACGTCTGCATCGAGTCGGACTCACCCGACCTCTGGTGGACCGGGAACAAGGGGATCATCCTGTCGGACGGCTTGTTGACGGACTCCGACAGGTTCCACCCGTCCAGGCTTCCCTACGGCATCGTCGTGAACCTGCACGGAGCACACGCACCGGTGCTCACCGTGGACCGCAGGAGAGTGCGTTCCTTCGACTCCAGCTACGTACGCGCCCTCATGACGAGCGTCGCACCGAGCTTGACCCGTCCCGGACTCCCGCTTCCCACATTCAACTGGCTGACTGAAGTCAGCGTGTCCTCACTTCAGTTCGGTGACCTGATCTCGGAGCTAGTACACCAGTCCGATCTGGAGTGGCAGATCGGAGACGTCTCGCTGTTTTTCAGCAGGGTTGGCTACTTTCTCCCTGACAGAGGTCTCCTGCCGCTGGTGACTGGCGACTACCCGGAGGGCCACACATCACGCGCCGCCCATTTCTTCTACAACATGCCCGCTCCGGTGTTGCGATGGCGTCTGCGCGTGCTGTACCGGGCCGGGTTGTGCGAGCACACTTCGCTGCCGGAGTCCGGCCCGTCCGGTGAGCTGTGGGCACGCCCGTCGGACCTGCTCCTCCTTGCACGTGGGTATGCGAGACTTCCGCGCTGGAACGTGACGTACCGCAGGTGGCGCGATGACTCCTCGTGGCATCACCCGGCGGCCAAGCTCGGCTCCCTGTTCCGCTGGAGAGATCCCGCCGAGCAGCTTGGCGCCGCTGAAGTGTTCCGGCTGAGTCAGTGCTCACAGCATCCGCCTGCCGAGGTAGCCGCCCGGATGACCGCACTGGGTTTTCGAGTGGAGCCCCTGTCGGGCTGCACCCGCGCGAACTGTGATGACCTCCCACTGCTGAAGCCGATGGGGGACCCGTCAGGCTGGTTGACTCCCGGCTCAGTGCTCTCCGCCACGCAGGTCTGCGTCAGCGCGGTACGGCGGGCCTGCTCCACCCTCGAAGCCGTGCAACGTCTGGGGGAACTGGGTTTCACCGTTCCGACGGACTACCCGGATCGGGACCACTGGACCGACGAGGAACGCAACATCATCAGCAACCTGTGGTCGTCGTATGCCACTCCCCTGGACCCGGAAGCGGCTCTGTCGATCTCTCAGGCCCAGCTGACCGCGGTGGCGCACAGTACGGACATGACCATCCGCCAGGTCGTGAAGTTCCTGTCGGAGATCGGCTTTCTTCTGCCCACCGAATCTTCGGCGTTTCCCGAACCGACGGCCGACGACCAGGCTCTCCTCCTGTGCGGTGGCCAGCGTCCCTGGGCAGACCAAGAGGTCTCACTGCTCTACATGGCCGCTGTCGCCCGCCGCATCAACCGACCGGTACACGAGGTGGCGGCACGACTGTGCGAACTGGGGTACGCCGTAGCGCATGTCCCCGACGACGCGACCCAGTTGCCCTCGCGCGCGCAGATGGCCTTGGTGAACCCGAGTGTCACACTGGACGTGAGCCGTCCGTTGCCCTTGCGCGACGTGGCCAGCTCCGCCGAGCAGGCAGGTGTCTCGCTGTCCGAGGCCATCGATCACTACACATCGCTGGGTTTCCCATGCTCAGTGAGCTCCGAGGCGGTGTCCCGTGTCAGGACGGCGGCGCACCCCCTGTTCATGCCCGAGCGGATTCCCGACCCCGCTTCGTTCGGCCCTGTATCCCCAGCCGCTGTTCAGGCCCTGGGTCAAAGGGCCTCCACCACCCTCGCCGGTTTCGGCTACGACCTCATCCCCCCGTCCGAATCCTGGCTCAGAGAACGGGAACTCGAAAAAGACCTCCTCCAGTCCCTGACCACCGAAGCCCACTCCCCCTCCCCCACCCACCCCGACGACCCCCCGCTCACCCTCGTCACCCTGGCCGTCGTAGCCATGTCGGCCGGCAGGACGCTCCGCGACACCGCTCTCAAGGCCACCGAACTCGGTATGCGCCACGAGGTCGAGGACTGGTTCCCGGACCCCGAAAACCCGTCGCCCTGA
- a CDS encoding GNAT family N-acetyltransferase, which translates to MEQAVGECVGLLGTVTERDWEGARAGRLEWSCREAAVHIAEDLVAYAGQLAGREPDGYTPFEISLEEGTDNAGALRVIRTTGALFAATLRTTPREVRAFHPYPFRSANREGFAAMGVAETLLHTHDIAEGLGTTYEPDPALCEFVLTRIFPHVQPGPTPWQTLLWATGRGELPGRAPVTAWRWSNNLVIETDRLTLEGVTPAAATDLSTVGDGGFTWLEGGPVEGTRVGAGLMYKQYEDGVHRPEWGMYVLVRREDDRALGAMGFHGVPDGAGRVEIGYDLVEAARGHGYATEALRALSSWALGRDEVRTVVANVERGNTPSQKVLARAGFSQVAEDPEHLTYELGASGAR; encoded by the coding sequence GTGGAGCAGGCCGTCGGTGAGTGTGTCGGGCTGCTGGGGACGGTCACCGAGCGGGACTGGGAAGGGGCCCGGGCCGGGCGGCTGGAGTGGAGCTGCCGGGAGGCGGCCGTGCACATCGCCGAGGATCTGGTCGCGTACGCGGGGCAGCTCGCAGGGCGGGAGCCCGACGGGTACACGCCGTTCGAGATCTCCCTGGAGGAGGGCACCGACAACGCGGGCGCGCTGCGCGTGATCCGTACGACGGGCGCGCTGTTCGCCGCCACGCTCCGGACCACCCCGCGCGAGGTCCGCGCCTTCCACCCGTACCCGTTCCGCAGCGCGAACCGCGAGGGCTTCGCCGCGATGGGCGTGGCCGAGACGCTGCTGCACACCCACGACATCGCCGAGGGGCTCGGCACCACGTACGAACCCGACCCGGCGCTGTGCGAGTTCGTGCTCACCCGGATCTTCCCGCACGTCCAGCCGGGGCCCACACCGTGGCAGACCCTGCTGTGGGCCACCGGCCGCGGCGAGCTGCCCGGGCGCGCCCCCGTCACCGCGTGGCGCTGGAGCAACAACCTGGTGATCGAGACCGACCGGCTCACCCTCGAGGGCGTCACCCCGGCGGCGGCCACCGACCTGTCCACGGTCGGCGACGGCGGCTTCACGTGGCTGGAGGGCGGCCCGGTCGAGGGCACCCGGGTGGGTGCCGGGCTGATGTACAAGCAGTACGAGGACGGCGTCCACCGGCCGGAGTGGGGCATGTACGTGCTGGTCCGGCGGGAGGACGACCGCGCGCTCGGGGCGATGGGCTTCCACGGCGTCCCGGACGGGGCGGGGCGGGTCGAGATCGGGTACGACCTGGTCGAGGCGGCCCGCGGTCACGGCTACGCCACCGAGGCGCTGCGGGCGCTGTCGTCCTGGGCGCTGGGCAGGGACGAGGTGCGCACCGTCGTCGCGAACGTCGAGCGGGGCAACACGCCCTCGCAGAAGGTGCTCGCGCGGGCCGGTTTCAGCCAGGTCGCCGAGGACCCCGAGCACCTGACCTACGAACTGGGCGCGTCCGGCGCCCGGTAA
- a CDS encoding DUF4031 domain-containing protein, whose protein sequence is MTVYIDPPTWPGHGRMWSHLVSDVSYDELHAFAARLGVPRRAFERDHYDIPAQRYADVVAAGAVEVSSREVVRLLHAAGLRRPKGRYRAPDAPSS, encoded by the coding sequence GTGACGGTCTACATCGACCCGCCGACCTGGCCCGGCCACGGCCGCATGTGGTCCCACCTGGTCAGCGACGTCTCCTACGACGAACTCCACGCCTTCGCCGCCCGCCTGGGCGTACCCCGCCGCGCCTTCGAACGCGACCACTACGACATCCCCGCCCAGCGGTACGCGGACGTGGTGGCGGCCGGGGCGGTGGAGGTCAGCAGCCGCGAGGTGGTGCGGCTGCTGCACGCGGCCGGGCTGCGGAGGCCGAAGGGGCGTTACCGGGCGCCGGACGCGCCCAGTTCGTAG
- a CDS encoding MurR/RpiR family transcriptional regulator: protein MTRRVKEIFASERGGPAGSPGTPPAPAALAAKVRTLAPSMTRSMQRVAEAVAGDPAGCAALTVTGLAELTGTSEATVVRTARLLGYPGYRDLRLALAGLAAQQQSGRAPAITTDIAVDDPIADVVAKLAYDEQQTLADTAAGLDTAQLGAAVAALATARRTDVYGVGASGLVAQDLTQKLLRIGLIAHAHSDPHLAVTNAVQLRAGDVAIAITHSGSTGDVIEPLRVAFERGATTVAITGRPDGPVSQYADHVLTTSTARESELRPAAMSSRTGQLLVVDCLFVGVAQRTYESAAPALSASYEALAHRHRP, encoded by the coding sequence GTGACCCGCAGAGTGAAGGAAATTTTCGCCAGCGAGCGCGGTGGCCCGGCCGGCTCGCCCGGTACCCCGCCCGCCCCCGCCGCCCTCGCGGCCAAGGTCCGCACGCTGGCCCCGTCGATGACGCGCTCCATGCAGCGCGTCGCCGAGGCCGTCGCGGGCGACCCGGCCGGCTGCGCGGCCCTCACGGTCACCGGCCTCGCCGAGCTCACCGGCACCAGCGAGGCGACCGTCGTACGCACCGCCCGCCTGCTCGGCTATCCGGGTTACCGGGACCTGCGCCTGGCCCTCGCCGGACTCGCCGCGCAGCAGCAGTCCGGCCGGGCCCCCGCCATAACGACGGACATCGCGGTGGACGACCCGATCGCCGACGTGGTCGCCAAGCTCGCCTACGACGAGCAGCAGACCCTCGCCGACACGGCCGCCGGCCTGGACACGGCCCAACTGGGCGCGGCCGTCGCGGCCCTGGCCACGGCCCGCCGCACGGACGTGTACGGCGTCGGGGCGTCCGGGCTGGTCGCCCAGGACCTCACGCAGAAGCTGCTGCGCATAGGGCTGATCGCGCACGCCCACAGCGATCCGCACCTGGCCGTCACCAACGCCGTGCAGCTGCGGGCGGGCGATGTCGCGATCGCCATCACGCACTCGGGGTCGACGGGCGACGTCATCGAGCCGCTGCGGGTCGCCTTCGAGCGCGGGGCGACGACGGTGGCGATCACCGGCCGCCCGGACGGCCCCGTCAGCCAGTACGCCGACCACGTCCTCACCACCTCCACCGCCCGCGAGAGCGAACTGCGCCCCGCGGCGATGTCGTCCCGGACCGGACAGCTCCTTGTGGTGGACTGCCTCTTCGTGGGGGTGGCGCAGCGGACGTACGAGTCTGCGGCGCCGGCGCTCTCGGCGTCGTACGAGGCGCTGGCCCACCGGCACCGTCCCTGA
- the murQ gene encoding N-acetylmuramic acid 6-phosphate etherase, protein MTSTSDPRDLRTELESLTTEAFRPELADIDRLPTLDIARLMNGEDATVAGAVAARLPRIAAAIDAVAERMARGGRLVYAGAGTAGRLGVLDASECPPTFNTDPSRVVGLIAGGPQAVVTSVEGAEDSRELAHADLEPLGLTPDDTVVGVSASGRTPYAIGAVEYARARRCLTIGLACNSGSPLAAAADHGIEIVVGPELLTGSTRLKAGTAQKLVLNMISTITMIRLGKTYGNLMVDVRASNDKLRARSHRIVALATGADDQEIERALSATDGEVKHAILTILAAVDGPTAARLLEQSDGHLRAALAAATD, encoded by the coding sequence ATGACCTCCACCTCCGACCCCCGTGATCTGAGAACCGAGTTGGAGTCCCTGACCACCGAGGCCTTCCGGCCGGAGCTCGCGGACATCGACCGGCTGCCCACCCTGGACATCGCCCGGCTGATGAACGGCGAGGACGCGACCGTGGCCGGGGCGGTCGCGGCGCGGCTGCCGCGGATCGCCGCCGCGATCGACGCCGTGGCGGAGCGGATGGCCCGGGGCGGCCGACTGGTCTACGCGGGCGCGGGCACGGCGGGCCGGCTGGGCGTCCTGGACGCCTCGGAGTGCCCGCCCACCTTCAACACCGACCCGTCCCGGGTGGTCGGCCTGATCGCGGGCGGCCCGCAGGCCGTGGTCACCTCGGTCGAGGGCGCGGAGGACTCCCGGGAACTGGCCCACGCCGACCTGGAGCCCCTCGGTCTGACCCCCGACGACACGGTGGTCGGCGTCTCCGCCTCCGGCCGCACGCCCTACGCCATCGGCGCCGTCGAGTACGCCCGCGCCCGCCGCTGCCTCACCATCGGCCTCGCCTGCAACTCCGGCAGCCCGCTCGCGGCCGCCGCCGACCACGGCATCGAGATCGTCGTCGGGCCCGAACTGCTCACCGGCTCCACCCGCCTGAAGGCCGGGACGGCGCAGAAGCTCGTCCTCAACATGATCTCGACGATCACGATGATCCGGCTGGGCAAGACCTACGGGAACCTGATGGTCGACGTCCGCGCCTCCAACGACAAGCTCCGCGCCCGGTCCCACCGCATCGTCGCCCTCGCCACCGGCGCCGACGACCAGGAGATCGAACGGGCCCTGTCCGCCACGGACGGCGAGGTCAAGCACGCGATCCTCACCATCCTGGCCGCCGTGGACGGCCCGACGGCGGCCCGCCTGCTGGAGCAGTCCGACGGCCATCTGCGCGCGGCCCTCGCGGCGGCGACGGACTGA
- a CDS encoding DUF6624 domain-containing protein, translated as MEQDLAALAEELTAMAAADHRVATTGAANSDDPAEQLEWRRLTARHGDRLAEIMDAYGWPTAERVGEDAARAAWLIAQHADRQLDVQRRALRLMEQAVAAGAAEARDLAFLRDRTFVNEGRAQIYGTQIAGVRKDGSPIPWPCAEPERVDELRAGVGIEPFDAYVARFR; from the coding sequence GTGGAACAGGATCTCGCGGCCCTCGCGGAGGAGCTGACGGCCATGGCCGCCGCCGATCACCGCGTGGCGACGACCGGCGCGGCGAACAGCGACGACCCGGCCGAGCAGCTGGAGTGGCGGCGGCTGACCGCGCGGCACGGTGACCGGCTGGCCGAGATCATGGACGCGTACGGCTGGCCCACGGCGGAACGCGTCGGCGAGGACGCCGCCCGGGCAGCCTGGCTGATCGCCCAGCACGCCGACCGGCAACTGGACGTGCAGCGGCGGGCCCTGCGGCTGATGGAGCAGGCTGTCGCGGCGGGCGCCGCGGAGGCCCGCGACCTGGCCTTCCTGCGCGACCGCACGTTCGTCAACGAGGGCCGGGCGCAGATCTACGGCACGCAGATCGCCGGAGTGCGCAAGGACGGTTCGCCGATTCCCTGGCCCTGCGCCGAGCCCGAGCGCGTGGACGAGCTGCGCGCGGGCGTCGGGATCGAGCCGTTCGACGCGTACGTCGCCCGGTTCCGCTGA
- a CDS encoding helix-turn-helix transcriptional regulator: MPGSRDLDPSSSPRALLGAELRHAREKAGLSQEELGQRLFVSGSFIGQLEAGTRRMQREYARLLDEALGTEDFFQRHCGAAAKSKYPDHFAEAAEAELQATEIREYAPLLIPGLLQTPAYARAVCRAYQPTAPEEKIEEFVAARIERARLLSDPTEPLLWAVIDESALRRATGGRKVMAEALRHITDLGRRGRAIVQVLPFDAGAHAAMEGSMKLMDFEDAPPLVYFEGVGIGRLEDDPAVIKHQRFTYQLLTACALSPENSLAVIEAMAQDYIHEQHH; encoded by the coding sequence ATGCCCGGATCCAGGGATCTCGACCCGTCCTCCTCCCCTCGGGCCCTCCTCGGCGCGGAACTCCGCCACGCCCGCGAGAAGGCCGGCCTCAGCCAGGAGGAACTCGGCCAGCGGCTGTTCGTGAGCGGCTCGTTCATCGGCCAACTGGAGGCGGGCACGCGGCGGATGCAGCGGGAGTACGCGCGACTGCTGGACGAGGCGCTGGGTACGGAGGACTTCTTCCAGCGGCACTGCGGGGCGGCGGCGAAGTCGAAGTATCCGGACCACTTCGCGGAGGCGGCAGAGGCGGAGTTGCAGGCGACCGAGATCCGGGAGTACGCGCCCCTCCTGATCCCCGGCCTGCTCCAGACGCCCGCCTACGCGCGAGCCGTCTGCCGGGCCTACCAGCCGACGGCTCCCGAGGAGAAGATCGAGGAGTTCGTCGCCGCGCGGATCGAGCGCGCCCGCCTCCTCAGCGATCCAACAGAGCCCTTGTTGTGGGCGGTGATTGACGAATCCGCACTACGACGGGCGACAGGGGGACGCAAGGTGATGGCGGAGGCGTTGCGCCACATCACAGACCTGGGCCGCCGTGGCCGGGCCATCGTCCAGGTGCTGCCGTTCGACGCGGGAGCGCACGCCGCGATGGAGGGCTCGATGAAGTTGATGGACTTCGAGGATGCCCCTCCGCTGGTCTACTTCGAAGGCGTGGGCATCGGGCGGCTGGAGGACGACCCGGCCGTCATCAAGCACCAGAGGTTCACCTATCAACTGCTGACGGCCTGCGCACTCTCCCCCGAGAACTCCCTGGCCGTCATCGAAGCGATGGCCCAGGATTACATCCATGAGCAGCATCACTGA
- a CDS encoding DUF397 domain-containing protein — translation MSSITEATWHRSSYSGGSGGNCLEVADGHPTAVPVRDSKNPRGPKLVFRATAWAAFVANLKDETA, via the coding sequence ATGAGCAGCATCACTGAGGCCACCTGGCACAGGTCCAGCTACAGCGGTGGCAGCGGCGGCAACTGCCTCGAAGTAGCCGACGGCCACCCCACCGCCGTCCCTGTCCGCGACTCCAAGAACCCCCGCGGCCCGAAGCTCGTGTTCCGGGCCACCGCCTGGGCCGCGTTCGTCGCGAACCTCAAGGACGAGACGGCCTGA